In Stomatohabitans albus, one genomic interval encodes:
- a CDS encoding dTDP-4-dehydrorhamnose 3,5-epimerase family protein, with protein sequence MSVEATAIDGLFVVRWDTFGDDRGFFRQTYQVKELEEALGREVKFKQGNHSHSVPGVLRGFHAEPWDKCVYVVSGYAFAAIADIRPDSPTFGKVETFMLGEEPNGERIRLYISKGLANSFLTLGVKNVDYLYDVTDYYQAGVVQPAVAWDDPDLAVDWPLQNPILSEKDQANPTLRELIGDHPSFSS encoded by the coding sequence ATGAGTGTTGAAGCAACAGCTATTGACGGGTTATTCGTCGTCCGGTGGGACACCTTCGGCGATGATCGTGGGTTTTTTCGCCAGACCTATCAAGTCAAGGAATTAGAAGAAGCCCTTGGGCGTGAGGTGAAATTCAAGCAGGGAAACCATAGCCATTCAGTGCCTGGAGTATTGCGGGGTTTCCACGCTGAACCGTGGGATAAATGTGTGTATGTCGTCAGTGGCTATGCCTTCGCAGCTATCGCCGATATCCGACCAGACTCGCCCACCTTCGGCAAGGTTGAAACCTTCATGCTGGGTGAAGAACCAAATGGTGAGCGTATCCGCTTGTATATCTCCAAGGGATTAGCCAACAGCTTTCTAACCCTCGGCGTAAAAAATGTTGACTACCTCTATGACGTAACTGACTATTACCAGGCCGGTGTTGTCCAGCCCGCAGTGGCATGGGATGACCCTGACTTAGCCGTGGACTGGCCATTGCAGAACCCAATCCTCAGTGAAAAGGACCAAGCTAACCCCACCTTGCGGGAATTGATTGGTGACCACCCATCGTTCTCATCGTGA
- a CDS encoding phosphate uptake regulator PhoU yields MSSLEPNPVKRMLLLHQNRPTRHRRGFEMELRAAEEAVVTIGSQIGNLVHPMTEAFLDGDAPAADELCGFDATVSAECANLEDAIIRLLALQAPVAGDLRRVVATLRVTSSLERSWALLRHVGESLAWVHPPSMSEKLRETIAQLAEVSQQIYLGGIKAWEERDANAAENLEDRDDQVDLLHKVLLTELYTGSQSVEESVSLALIARYYERIGDHGVDLAKQVAYVVTGRHAEGRGLGNAGPGRPVSDETSSQQPPEDTPSSGHEQG; encoded by the coding sequence GTGAGCAGCTTAGAACCAAATCCCGTAAAGCGTATGTTGCTCTTGCATCAAAACCGCCCAACACGGCACCGCCGTGGCTTTGAAATGGAGTTGCGCGCTGCCGAAGAAGCCGTGGTGACCATCGGCTCACAGATAGGCAACCTCGTGCACCCCATGACAGAAGCATTCTTAGACGGTGACGCTCCCGCCGCAGATGAACTCTGCGGCTTTGACGCCACAGTGAGTGCCGAGTGTGCCAATCTTGAAGATGCCATTATCAGATTGCTAGCCTTACAGGCGCCAGTAGCTGGAGATCTCCGTCGTGTGGTCGCCACGTTGCGGGTAACGTCAAGTCTTGAACGGTCATGGGCCCTCTTACGCCACGTTGGTGAGTCGTTGGCCTGGGTCCATCCCCCATCCATGTCTGAAAAGCTTCGTGAAACGATTGCCCAGTTGGCTGAAGTCTCGCAGCAGATTTATCTCGGGGGTATTAAAGCGTGGGAAGAACGTGATGCCAACGCCGCTGAGAATCTTGAAGACCGTGATGACCAGGTAGACCTCTTACACAAGGTGTTACTTACTGAGCTGTATACCGGCTCTCAAAGCGTTGAAGAAAGTGTGAGTCTTGCCCTTATTGCGCGCTATTACGAGCGCATCGGTGACCATGGCGTTGACCTGGCAAAGCAGGTCGCCTATGTCGTTACTGGCCGTCATGCTGAAGGTCGTGGACTTGGTAATGCTGGACCAGGAAGGCCGGTATCCGACGAAACATCATCCCAACAACCACCAGAGGACACACCATCTTCTGGTCATGAACAGGGATAA
- a CDS encoding response regulator transcription factor has protein sequence MAGSAHRLHPGGGLPGQDPTQRILIVEDEAAINEALAFGLEAEGFDVVTTFDGVSGWAAFEQDRPDLVILDVMLPGRSGTDICRMIRAQSTVPVIMLSAKDSEIDKVVGLEIGADDYITKPFSMRELIARVRAVLRRVGDQGHEDSAVSLSMHNVHIDTQRHEVQVRGKSVDLRPKEFALLELLVRHAGHVLGRDMIIEHIWGADYVGDTKTLDVHIKRIRARIERDPKQPELIQTIRGVGYKFID, from the coding sequence ATGGCAGGCAGTGCGCATCGCCTTCATCCAGGAGGTGGTTTGCCAGGTCAGGACCCCACTCAACGCATCCTCATCGTTGAGGACGAAGCCGCCATTAATGAAGCATTGGCGTTCGGGCTAGAAGCCGAAGGGTTTGACGTTGTTACAACCTTTGATGGTGTGTCTGGCTGGGCTGCCTTTGAACAGGATAGGCCGGATTTAGTTATTCTTGATGTGATGCTCCCCGGTCGTTCAGGTACCGATATTTGCCGGATGATCCGTGCACAGTCAACCGTTCCAGTCATCATGCTCAGTGCAAAAGACTCAGAGATTGACAAGGTTGTAGGGCTTGAGATTGGCGCGGACGATTACATAACGAAACCATTTTCAATGCGGGAACTGATTGCACGGGTACGTGCTGTTCTTCGTCGGGTAGGGGACCAAGGGCACGAAGACTCTGCGGTAAGTCTGTCTATGCATAATGTGCACATTGATACACAACGCCATGAGGTGCAGGTGCGTGGCAAATCGGTAGACCTGCGTCCGAAGGAATTTGCCCTATTGGAATTATTGGTCCGTCATGCCGGGCATGTCCTGGGACGGGACATGATTATTGAACATATTTGGGGGGCAGATTATGTCGGGGACACCAAAACCCTCGACGTCCATATCAAACGGATTCGTGCGCGTATAGAACGGGACCCCAAACAGCCAGAGCTCATTCAAACGATTCGTGGTGTTGGTTATAAGTTCATCGACTAA
- the nth gene encoding endonuclease III — MTAPPVLTGPSGRPIDRDSGKTLRLPIIHQRLVETYGDGVIELNWTTPLELLIATVLSAQSTDVMVNKITASLFQKYHEPEDYLAVPQEELEQDIKSSGFYRQKAKSIRGLCAGILERFDGDVPQTIAELITLPGVARKTANVVQSGAFPEAMATDPDAGIAVDTHVIRLSKRLGYTRHSDAVKIEQDLKRMYPRDQWSNASLVTILHGRRCCDALKPACYRCPVETLCPSSLAAGRTDKARQARGMGE, encoded by the coding sequence ATGACCGCACCGCCTGTTTTGACTGGGCCATCTGGACGACCGATTGATCGTGATAGTGGTAAAACCCTACGGCTACCGATTATTCATCAACGCCTTGTTGAAACGTATGGTGACGGGGTTATTGAATTGAACTGGACAACCCCGCTGGAGTTATTGATTGCCACCGTACTCAGTGCTCAGTCAACTGATGTGATGGTTAACAAGATCACGGCGTCACTCTTTCAGAAATACCACGAGCCGGAAGACTACCTAGCTGTTCCCCAAGAGGAATTAGAACAAGACATTAAGTCCTCGGGGTTCTACCGGCAAAAAGCCAAGAGTATTCGTGGTCTGTGCGCAGGGATTCTCGAACGCTTTGACGGTGACGTCCCGCAAACGATTGCTGAGCTGATTACGTTGCCAGGGGTTGCGAGAAAAACAGCCAATGTAGTCCAATCGGGTGCCTTCCCTGAGGCTATGGCTACTGACCCAGACGCAGGAATTGCGGTTGATACCCACGTCATTCGATTGAGTAAACGCTTGGGCTATACCCGGCATAGTGATGCCGTGAAAATCGAACAAGACCTCAAACGCATGTATCCGCGAGACCAGTGGTCAAATGCCTCATTAGTAACGATTTTGCATGGTCGGCGTTGCTGTGATGCCCTGAAACCTGCTTGTTACCGATGCCCCGTTGAAACGCTTTGCCCATCAAGTTTGGCTGCGGGTCGAACAGATAAAGCACGGCAGGCTCGCGGTATGGGGGAGTAG
- the ppk1 gene encoding polyphosphate kinase 1: MINPLAPFPGAPTDARYGDREFSQLSFNARLLCNALDEREPLLERVKYLAIFASNTDEWVQKRLERLATSPDHVTDTPKWMRHDRHLSIIHHLLQQNATDLANIFHTILIPRLRDEGIIISNYGDLTAEQRAEIKQVFGDTMFPLLTPLAIDPGRPFPHISTLSTNIAIEVEPTPGQRARARLKVPGNLPRFVAVKPTNPDITAVFVPIEQVIIAHLNLLFPNVPVLRTAVFRVTRHALGEFDEGRSTDLLETIESGILQRRFGRVVRIEIEDNPEDEAMLAPFFDDLGGDEHTVIRVPGLLDLSGLWQIVGLRRQDLKHPDWTPIRSRAIGGREEMWSRMRAGDVLVHHPYEDFDSSTLQFIEQAARDPKVVAIKLTIYRTTAKNSPIVNALIDAAEAGKQVVALVELKARFDEEANIRRARDLESAGVHVVYGLIGLKTHTKTTLVVREEKGILRRYVHIGTGNYNPSTAGIYEDLGIFTTRPDVCSDLSQLFNKLTGYVAEDTYKALLVAPNRMRDEIVERIRAQASLGTSGHIIMKCNNFVDTQLINELYAASQQGVTVQLIVRTMCAILPGRPGLSDNITVRSIIGRFLEHSRIFRFGTPETGMEYLMGSADMMTRNLDRRVEAIIPVVDAVNRARLQEILDVVLQPDVKAWTMDPDGLWRAPTPDMTEDAHEIFQRLALARA; the protein is encoded by the coding sequence ATGATCAACCCACTCGCTCCATTTCCAGGAGCACCAACCGATGCCCGCTACGGGGACCGTGAATTCTCGCAGCTCAGTTTTAATGCGCGTTTACTGTGTAATGCCCTTGATGAACGTGAACCCCTACTAGAGCGGGTGAAATACCTCGCTATTTTTGCGAGCAATACAGATGAGTGGGTCCAAAAACGCCTTGAACGGTTGGCTACTAGCCCGGACCATGTCACCGACACGCCCAAGTGGATGCGCCATGATCGCCACTTGAGCATTATCCATCATTTGCTCCAGCAAAATGCGACCGATTTAGCCAATATTTTTCACACTATTTTGATTCCGCGTTTACGTGATGAAGGAATCATCATTTCCAATTATGGAGATTTAACTGCAGAGCAACGCGCCGAAATTAAACAAGTTTTCGGTGACACGATGTTCCCCTTGCTCACCCCTTTGGCTATTGACCCTGGTCGGCCATTCCCGCACATCAGCACCCTGAGCACCAATATTGCCATTGAGGTTGAGCCAACCCCAGGGCAACGAGCCCGAGCACGGTTGAAAGTACCGGGTAATTTGCCTCGGTTTGTGGCGGTGAAACCAACAAACCCGGATATAACTGCCGTCTTCGTGCCTATTGAACAGGTCATTATTGCCCACCTGAACTTGCTCTTTCCCAATGTGCCAGTGTTACGCACCGCAGTCTTTCGGGTTACCCGTCATGCCCTGGGTGAATTTGATGAGGGGAGGTCAACAGACCTCCTTGAAACGATTGAGAGTGGCATCTTGCAACGGCGATTTGGTCGAGTCGTCCGAATCGAAATTGAAGATAATCCCGAAGACGAAGCCATGCTTGCTCCATTCTTTGATGACCTTGGTGGTGATGAACACACCGTCATTCGGGTACCGGGGTTACTTGACCTGAGTGGATTATGGCAAATCGTTGGACTCCGCCGTCAAGATCTCAAACATCCTGACTGGACACCGATACGTTCCCGGGCTATTGGTGGACGTGAAGAAATGTGGTCACGCATGCGCGCCGGCGACGTGCTGGTGCACCATCCCTATGAGGACTTTGACTCATCGACACTCCAGTTCATCGAACAGGCTGCGCGTGACCCGAAGGTTGTGGCGATCAAACTAACGATCTATCGCACTACGGCTAAGAATAGTCCGATCGTCAATGCGCTTATTGATGCGGCTGAGGCTGGCAAACAGGTTGTGGCACTGGTGGAGCTGAAGGCTCGGTTTGATGAAGAGGCAAATATTCGTCGTGCCAGGGACCTGGAATCAGCTGGTGTGCACGTGGTCTATGGGTTAATTGGCCTCAAGACGCATACGAAGACGACCCTTGTTGTGCGTGAAGAAAAAGGCATCTTGCGCCGTTATGTGCATATTGGCACAGGGAATTACAACCCCTCAACGGCGGGCATCTATGAGGACCTCGGTATTTTCACGACACGTCCTGACGTGTGCAGCGACCTTTCCCAGCTATTCAATAAATTAACCGGCTATGTGGCAGAAGATACCTATAAAGCCCTGCTTGTTGCGCCAAACCGTATGCGCGATGAGATCGTGGAACGCATCCGTGCCCAAGCAAGTCTGGGTACCAGTGGCCACATCATCATGAAGTGCAACAACTTCGTTGATACCCAGCTCATCAATGAACTCTATGCCGCTAGCCAACAAGGGGTGACCGTACAACTCATCGTACGCACAATGTGTGCAATATTGCCTGGCCGACCTGGCCTGAGCGACAACATTACGGTGCGGTCCATTATTGGACGGTTCTTGGAGCACAGCCGCATCTTCCGGTTTGGTACCCCAGAGACGGGTATGGAATATCTCATGGGGTCTGCCGATATGATGACCCGCAACTTGGATCGCCGAGTTGAGGCAATTATCCCTGTAGTTGATGCGGTAAATCGTGCCCGTTTACAAGAAATCCTTGATGTGGTGCTCCAGCCAGACGTCAAAGCCTGGACGATGGATCCCGACGGATTGTGGCGTGCTCCTACCCCGGATATGACCGAAGATGCCCATGAAATCTTCCAGCGCCTCGCGTTAGCGCGCGCCTAG
- the greA gene encoding transcription elongation factor GreA, translating into MEQMTQETFDRLTAELEELTTTVRDEITERIEIARDHGDLKENAEYHAAKDEQGMNEDRIRVIQARLDNAEIVEDSADTSLARVGMAVTIKEDGETYDIFLGSLEDAADTDLEIVSVTSPMGRAINGSKEGAKVTWAGPTGTKFEAEVMSFRQV; encoded by the coding sequence ATGGAACAAATGACCCAAGAAACCTTTGACCGTCTTACAGCCGAGTTGGAGGAACTTACCACAACGGTTCGTGATGAAATCACCGAACGTATTGAAATAGCGCGTGACCATGGCGACTTAAAAGAAAACGCTGAGTACCATGCCGCCAAAGATGAGCAGGGTATGAACGAAGACCGTATTCGTGTCATCCAGGCTCGCTTGGATAACGCTGAAATCGTTGAAGACTCAGCCGATACCAGCCTTGCGCGCGTTGGTATGGCCGTCACGATCAAGGAAGATGGTGAAACCTACGACATCTTCCTCGGTTCGCTCGAAGATGCGGCTGATACTGACCTCGAAATCGTCAGTGTAACCAGCCCGATGGGGCGCGCCATCAATGGTTCAAAAGAGGGTGCCAAGGTGACATGGGCTGGCCCCACGGGAACCAAATTTGAAGCTGAGGTTATGAGCTTCCGACAGGTCTAA
- the uppS gene encoding polyprenyl diphosphate synthase gives MSSFLYRLYARKLEQEVTAGVLPRHVAVILDGNRRFAQERGLASAEAGHRMGAEKIFEFLDWCQDLGIEWVTLWLLSTDNLNRDPKELSALVSIIDEAVNGICDQAPERWPDLSIDSIGAEMDLPDPLRSTLQRVAAMPKHESGMHLQVAVGYGGREEITEAFRRLLRERAEQGDSIDDVIADLTPEMIGKHVWTATSPDPDLIIRTSGEIRLSGFLLWQSVHSEFYFCDPYWPEFRRIDFLRALREFGQRNRRFGR, from the coding sequence ATGTCAAGCTTCTTGTACCGGTTGTACGCACGAAAGTTAGAACAAGAAGTCACGGCCGGAGTACTTCCTCGCCACGTGGCCGTCATTTTGGACGGCAACCGTCGATTTGCCCAAGAACGCGGATTAGCTAGTGCAGAAGCGGGGCACCGGATGGGAGCTGAGAAAATCTTTGAGTTTCTCGATTGGTGCCAAGACCTCGGGATTGAATGGGTCACATTGTGGCTATTAAGTACCGATAATTTGAACCGAGATCCTAAAGAACTGTCAGCCCTCGTTTCTATTATTGACGAAGCGGTAAACGGTATTTGTGACCAGGCTCCTGAACGTTGGCCAGATTTGTCTATTGACTCCATTGGTGCAGAGATGGATTTGCCAGATCCGCTCCGGTCAACATTGCAACGCGTCGCAGCAATGCCCAAACATGAATCTGGTATGCATCTCCAAGTAGCTGTGGGCTATGGCGGTCGTGAGGAAATTACGGAAGCCTTCCGTCGCTTATTGCGTGAGCGAGCCGAACAAGGCGATTCCATTGATGATGTTATTGCCGATTTAACACCAGAGATGATTGGCAAACATGTTTGGACGGCCACGAGTCCAGACCCCGATTTAATTATCCGGACCTCAGGAGAAATTCGCCTGTCTGGATTCTTACTTTGGCAGAGTGTGCACTCAGAATTCTATTTTTGTGACCCCTACTGGCCGGAGTTCAGACGGATTGACTTCCTGCGTGCCCTCCGTGAATTCGGACAACGTAATCGCCGGTTTGGGCGCTAA
- a CDS encoding TrkH family potassium uptake protein produces MKRRLPLLAGLLIGWSSAVTSTSLAIASALEFLTHGPHGVPLVISTFIMVAVAALGIYGCAAPAHIHRRHVYTAVTITWIVITLLGAIPYVLTGVISNPLQAWFESTSGFTTVGSSTLSGEYLDHIGYGVGFWRASTQWIGGIGVVVLAVMALPVLGVGGLELVGAEAPGPTTDKFTPRANTNAWRLAGVYLTLTVCCALFLYSRGLTPFEAVTSSFTTVATGGFSVKSTSFATFSNDPILLIGLTFFMAFGATDMGVFWRAWRGQWPSIWVHGELRAYLGWIAVACAIVAGANAFAGVADPINSIFTTVSFLTTTGFASVSWDDWPAISLFILLVTMFTGGMTGSTTGGLKILRCQISWQVMKNELMLEQREHQIVAVRIGPGQARIPRNVVRSVLAFHIAFIVLWLFSVVGTTMYGFDPWTSIAAVTCSMSTIGITLGGLSHGDWSVLPPGAQFIHIIDMLAGRLEILPMAVTIRTLAEWIRYRSMGWNTSYFADA; encoded by the coding sequence CCCATGGACCCCACGGCGTACCCCTCGTGATTTCAACGTTCATCATGGTCGCGGTAGCTGCACTAGGTATATACGGATGTGCTGCCCCTGCACATATTCATCGCCGTCACGTCTATACCGCAGTAACCATTACCTGGATCGTTATTACGCTACTGGGTGCCATTCCCTACGTGCTTACCGGGGTGATTAGCAACCCCCTTCAGGCATGGTTTGAATCAACGAGTGGGTTCACAACCGTTGGTTCATCAACGCTTTCTGGTGAGTATCTAGATCACATCGGCTATGGCGTTGGGTTCTGGCGGGCATCAACGCAATGGATTGGCGGTATTGGTGTCGTTGTCCTTGCGGTGATGGCCTTGCCGGTACTAGGCGTTGGTGGTCTTGAACTGGTTGGTGCAGAAGCACCGGGACCAACGACGGATAAGTTCACCCCGCGGGCCAATACAAATGCGTGGCGTCTCGCTGGGGTTTATTTAACGCTAACCGTGTGCTGCGCCTTGTTTTTGTATAGCCGTGGTTTAACCCCGTTTGAAGCCGTCACGAGTTCCTTTACGACGGTAGCAACTGGGGGGTTCTCCGTTAAGTCCACAAGCTTTGCAACCTTCAGTAATGACCCCATATTGCTGATTGGACTCACTTTCTTTATGGCGTTTGGGGCAACGGATATGGGCGTCTTTTGGCGGGCCTGGCGCGGGCAATGGCCGTCCATATGGGTGCACGGGGAACTTCGGGCCTATCTCGGTTGGATCGCAGTTGCGTGCGCCATTGTGGCTGGTGCAAACGCCTTTGCTGGAGTTGCCGACCCCATTAACTCGATCTTCACAACCGTTTCCTTCCTTACCACAACAGGGTTTGCGTCAGTGTCGTGGGATGATTGGCCAGCCATCAGCCTCTTCATATTGCTCGTTACGATGTTTACGGGCGGGATGACCGGGTCAACAACGGGCGGTCTTAAAATCCTGCGCTGTCAAATTTCATGGCAAGTCATGAAAAATGAACTGATGCTTGAACAGCGAGAGCACCAGATTGTGGCTGTCCGCATTGGGCCTGGCCAAGCGCGTATTCCTCGTAATGTGGTGCGCAGTGTATTGGCCTTCCATATTGCCTTTATCGTGCTCTGGCTCTTTAGCGTAGTAGGAACCACGATGTATGGATTTGACCCGTGGACATCTATTGCAGCGGTCACCTGTTCAATGAGCACCATCGGTATCACCCTGGGTGGACTCAGTCACGGTGACTGGAGTGTGTTGCCTCCAGGTGCCCAGTTCATTCACATTATTGACATGCTGGCTGGACGCCTTGAAATCCTCCCGATGGCCGTAACAATCCGAACCCTTGCTGAGTGGATTCGTTATCGATCAATGGGTTGGAATACGAGCTACTTTGCCGATGCCTAA
- the pfkA gene encoding 6-phosphofructokinase, whose amino-acid sequence MSDISRIALLTSGGDAPGMNAAVRAVVRSADAKGIETIAVSNGYQGMIENNMRLMDAREVSGILHLGGTILGTARSDAFRTPEGRAKAADNLNAQGVDGIVIIGGDGSLTGGQKLAEEHNFHVIGIPGTIDNDLSGTDFTIGFDTAVNTAMEAIDKIRDTASSHHRTFFVEVMGRHAGWLALYAGISTGATAALIPEREDDIAHIRERIFESFKLNKRFSIIVVAEGENLGGAEAIAEMVKNGEGTENLDIRVANLGHMQRGGSPSMRDRVLGARLGDAAVQALVDGKTGVMVGERYHQIVHTPFTRLKTTERNADMFDLVEMMDRLAR is encoded by the coding sequence ATGTCAGATATTTCTCGGATCGCACTGCTTACCAGCGGTGGCGATGCCCCTGGTATGAACGCAGCGGTTCGAGCGGTCGTTCGTTCCGCGGATGCCAAAGGTATTGAGACGATTGCCGTGTCAAACGGCTACCAAGGCATGATTGAAAACAATATGCGACTGATGGATGCCCGAGAAGTATCGGGCATTCTCCATCTCGGCGGCACGATACTTGGAACGGCACGTTCTGATGCGTTCCGAACACCCGAAGGACGAGCCAAAGCAGCCGACAATCTTAACGCACAAGGGGTTGACGGTATCGTCATTATCGGTGGCGATGGCTCACTGACCGGTGGGCAGAAATTAGCCGAAGAACACAACTTCCACGTCATCGGTATTCCGGGCACCATCGACAACGATTTGTCAGGCACTGACTTCACCATTGGATTTGACACTGCGGTCAATACCGCGATGGAGGCGATTGATAAAATCCGCGACACTGCATCTAGCCACCATCGCACCTTCTTTGTTGAGGTCATGGGGCGCCACGCAGGATGGTTGGCCCTGTATGCGGGGATTTCAACCGGCGCAACTGCCGCACTGATTCCTGAGCGAGAAGACGATATTGCTCATATCCGAGAGCGTATCTTTGAGAGTTTCAAACTCAATAAACGCTTTAGCATTATTGTGGTGGCTGAGGGTGAAAACCTCGGTGGAGCAGAAGCCATTGCGGAGATGGTTAAAAACGGCGAAGGCACCGAGAACCTTGACATACGTGTTGCCAATCTTGGGCATATGCAACGCGGTGGGAGCCCATCCATGCGCGACCGTGTACTTGGTGCCCGACTCGGTGACGCTGCCGTTCAGGCTCTGGTTGATGGTAAAACCGGTGTGATGGTCGGTGAGCGCTATCACCAAATCGTCCATACCCCCTTTACCCGATTAAAGACAACCGAGCGGAATGCAGACATGTTTGACCTTGTCGAGATGATGGACCGACTCGCCCGCTAA
- a CDS encoding sensor histidine kinase, translating into MNSANVPSLGSILDTIPTAVIEFDHGSLVYANQAARRLFSLDRWDPDNPVAALGNAALVHALETTTTTGTLQEVTVEVHDSVVQCATSQVPGKAVVTLVATDITSVERVQAMRRDFVANASHELKTPVTGILALAESLELAMERDPVRAKQMVHRIRKEAVRLSQLVRELLDLNRIEEGERREGEGFDLRFICLDQVARIGTLAESLHVTVRADIPDPIIVVGSRENMKTIVSNLLTNAVKYNKPGGEVVITACRQPTRIEIVVRDTGLGIAEEHLDRIFERFYRVDQARSREAGGTGLGLSIVRHAVEQMGGTITVESALGQGTRFSVHIPVEGNDV; encoded by the coding sequence ATGAACAGCGCGAATGTGCCTAGCCTGGGGTCCATCTTAGATACGATTCCGACAGCGGTTATTGAGTTTGACCACGGTTCCCTGGTGTATGCAAACCAAGCGGCTCGGCGCCTCTTTTCACTTGACCGCTGGGATCCCGATAATCCTGTCGCTGCGCTTGGCAATGCCGCATTGGTTCATGCGCTTGAAACAACCACAACCACAGGCACGCTCCAAGAAGTAACCGTGGAGGTGCACGATAGCGTGGTCCAATGTGCTACAAGCCAAGTGCCAGGTAAGGCCGTTGTAACACTCGTGGCGACGGATATTACAAGTGTTGAACGTGTCCAGGCTATGCGCCGTGACTTTGTGGCAAATGCCAGCCATGAATTAAAAACGCCGGTTACTGGCATCTTGGCGTTGGCCGAAAGCCTAGAACTTGCGATGGAACGTGACCCTGTTCGTGCCAAACAGATGGTCCACCGCATTCGAAAGGAAGCGGTTCGGTTATCTCAGCTTGTTCGTGAACTCCTTGACCTCAACCGAATAGAGGAAGGGGAACGTCGCGAAGGTGAGGGGTTTGATCTGCGGTTTATCTGCCTAGACCAAGTAGCCCGCATCGGAACACTAGCAGAGAGTTTGCACGTGACGGTTCGTGCGGATATTCCTGATCCAATCATCGTCGTAGGCAGCCGCGAGAATATGAAGACCATTGTGAGCAATTTGCTGACAAATGCCGTGAAATACAATAAGCCTGGCGGGGAAGTTGTGATTACAGCGTGCCGTCAGCCGACCCGCATCGAAATCGTGGTACGTGACACAGGGCTAGGGATTGCCGAGGAACATCTAGATCGTATCTTTGAACGTTTTTATCGCGTTGACCAGGCACGAAGTCGTGAAGCAGGAGGAACCGGATTAGGGCTGAGCATTGTCCGTCACGCCGTTGAACAGATGGGTGGAACGATTACCGTGGAATCAGCGCTGGGGCAGGGGACCAGGTTTAGTGTGCATATCCCCGTAGAAGGGAATGATGTATGA